One window from the genome of Cryptococcus neoformans var. neoformans JEC21 chromosome 12 sequence encodes:
- a CDS encoding protein-tyrosine-phosphatase, putative translates to MGRQAPPTLSDFPSASEPRSPPPVDPLSPSPTRSPAASSPFRSPSRPSPASRSSSGFSLPVQQPTPLATTNTGFSSPWAALAASSGAPTPSSEVPMGRNSPHLGSPFERLNIGGGGNNSSSMLRDDSPRIQFGESLASPFEGQFSHAAPAMSSPTSNKQASTGAAPPIRGGLSAETLMRYKAIATSAGKPDIGGEPNPLAAAARKKNSLPTKLSSASLGASTPHSTKSPSPLASSVSGSQSPGGMKPQMIAPTDLAKLLPNSTTLILDVRPPSSFQSSHIPSSHSLPIPSTLLRRPAFTLNKLTQMLSPHSMQEVSKWREKSDIVLVDADSGSAPDGGVLDGLAGKFGREGYSGRLWFVKGGHAAMKLSGALPLVSDDDEGPQPQQGAAAAGAQKGLMAGRLASLAFSHESTTRGKSSGRQPPPKGLTIPPTPSLNFQSNPFGSSFPLTTAVSERPAALHRLDKGPVTTTGMADSTQAKFQPANPFFDNIRQNLELSHGGITERIPLNLPDSVRERADQFPDWLRELVTMPEQDSMDKLAHQFYQLELHEQKRLQAIMEWHAKGSGALLQPAVGYDEQILKSASERKGWEWAIQRESDLNELKRLMNWERGTEDIEYFPFSITAGVERGTKNRYKNIWPYDFSRVRLDSPPDQDSDYINASFIQPRGTSRRYIATQGPLDATYRDFWTLVWEQNVRIIVMITKQFEGGLIKCGNYWCEERYGHIKLQLISQSGGEDTALPAANSGFDFGTAGATPKSSKFPQESDSNIKRVFLISRDDKPDQPPRKIVQLQCIGWPDFDVPETPDTLLKLIQEVNDAAHEAKPEGCYRKADEPPVLVHCSAGVGRTGSFIVVDAILDGLHRDFSQRSAAEARSADGPARLPEVISPQHSSSATPATTLSAVASPEPVSQSFDLGVSSTSVAPQLSGSPGTIPTQPEHQVALDFSFPPKKRGSNETMEVDPPKAANSADDRFMMYRMASEGTSVSSDTDTRRPSLVSVQTSSDRVSSESIPGRLADPEPVTSLNRPRREPSPLSKMRDPVSCVLESMRVQRMSLVQTLRQYLFVHRAIIHHYLHMLDHNQVKERPNPSPLQKHVPSVGSSVSGSAIGSLGSIGTLNSGSGSYTDSLSTNSPADLTKGSVDEDSHTKRRASPTELHPDVRLGGEGGSELSKRPSFKKMKPGTTSGRMGRKSSAMWKGMEEEAVAEEAVTEELKN, encoded by the exons ATGGGTCGACAAGCTCCCCCGACGTTATCAGATTTTCCATCTGCCTCTGAACCTCGTAGTCCGCCGCCTGTCGAccccctttccccttccccgACACGATCACCTGCCGCCTCCTCACCTTTTCGTTCCCCAAGCCGTCCGTCCCCTGCAAGCAGATCATCGTCCGGCTTCTCTTTGCCAGTTCAGCAACCAACTCCTTTAGCAACCACGAACACCGGCTTCAGCTCCCCTTGGGCTGCTTTGGCTGCTTCTTCAGGTGCACCCACTCCGTCATCGGAAGTTCCGATGGGAAGAAATAGTCCTCATCTTGGATCTCCATTCGAAAGGCTCAATATCGGCGGTGGTggcaacaacagcagcagcatgTTACGGGACGACAGTCCTAGAATACAGTTTGGAGAGTCATTGGCATCTCCATTCGAAGGACAGTTTAGTCACGCAGCGCCGGCAATGTCTTCGCCAACAAGTAATAAACAGGCGTCGACCGGCGCAGCACCTCCCATCCGAGGAGGATTGAGTGCAGAGACACTCATGCGGTATAAGGCTATAGCAACGAGTGCCGGCAAGCCAGATATAGGCGGTGAGCCAAATCCTTTGGCAGCGGCTGCTAGAAAAAAGAATTCCCTCCCTACAAAGCTTTCTTCAGCAAGTCTAGGCGCGTCAACCCCGCATTCAACCAAATCGCCAAGTCCTCTGGCGTCAAGCGTTAGCGGTTCTCAGTCCCCCGGTGGCATGAAGCCGCAGATGATTGCACCCACTGATCTAGCAAAACTCTTGCCCAATTCTACTACTCTCATTCTTGATGTACGGCCACCTTCGTCATTTCAGTCATCGCATattccctcttctcattcGCTACCAATTCCCTCTACTCTGCTTCGACGTCCAGCTTTCACATTGAATAAACTCACGCAGATGCTTTCACCACATTCAATGCAAGAAGTATCGAAGTGGCGTGAAAAGAGTGATATCGTCTTGGTTGATGCTGACAGTGGTAGCGCTCCAGACGGAGGGGTATTGGATGGACTTGCTGGGAAATtcggaagagaaggatatTCGGGTAGACTGTGGTTCGTCAAAGGAGGTCACGCTGCGATGAAGTTGAGCGGCGCTTTGCCGTTGGTGTcagacgatgatgaagggcCCCAGCCTCAACAGGGCGCGGCCGCTGCCGGTGCTCAGAAAGGTTTGATGGCAGGTAGATTAGCATCTTTAGCCTTCTCGCATG AGTCAACCACCAGAGGCAAATCATCAGGACGCCAACCACCTCCCAAGGGTCTCACTATCCCACCCACCCCTTCTTTGAATTTCCAATCCAATCCCTTTggttcttcctttcctttgaCTACTGCTGTTAGCGAACGCCCAGCTGCTTTGCATCGGCTTGACAAGGGTCCGGTCACAACAACCGGCATGGCCGACTCCACACAGGCAAAGTTTCAGCCTGCAAATCCATTCTTCGACAACATTCGTCAAAACCTCGAGTTATCCCACGGTGGCATTACCGAAAGAATACCGCTCAATTTACCCGATTCTGTACGGGAACGAGCTGACCAATTCCCTGATTGGTTGCGCGAGCTAGTCACTATGCCAGAGCAGGACAGTATGGATAAGCTCGCCCATCAGTTTTACCAATTGGAGCTGCATGAACAGAAGCGACTGCAGGCTATCATGGAGTGGCATGCCAAAGGTTCTGGAGCTCTTCTGCAACCAGCTGTAGGGTATGACGAGCAAATCCTCAAGAGTGCTAGTGAGAGGAAGGGTTGGGAATGGGCTATACAGCGAGAAAGCGATTTAAATGAGTTGAAAAGGTTGATGAACTGGGAACGGGGAACTGAGGACATCGAGTACTTCCCGTTCTCTATCACCGCGGGTGTTGAGAGGGGTACTAAAAACAG ATACAAGAACATCTGGCCGTACGACTTCTCTCGTGTTCGTCTTGACTCTCCGCCTGACCAGGATTCTGACTACATCAACGCATCCTTTATTCAACCCCGAGGCACTTCTCGACGATATATTGCCACTCAAGGTCCATTAGATGCCACATATCGAGACTTCTGGACCCTTGTCTGGGAACAGAACGTTAGGATAATTGTCATGATTACGAAACAGTTTGAAGGCGGATTGATCAAGTGTGGCAATTACTGGTGCGAGGAGCGATATGGGCATATAAAGCTGCAATTGATCAGCCAGTCTGGTGGGGAAGATACTGCGCTTCCGGCCGCGAACTCTGGATTTGATTTTGGAACAGCAGGAGCGACCCCCAAGTCTTCCAAATTCCCTCAAGAAAGTGACTCCAACATCAAACGGGTattcctcatctcccgcGATGACAAGCCTGATCAACCGCCGAGAAAGATCGTACAGCTTCAGTGCATTGGTTGGCCTGACTTTGATGTGCCAGAGACGCCGGACACGTTGCTCAAATTGATCCAGGAAGTCAACGATGCGGCGCACGAGGCCAAACCAGAGGGTTGTTACAGGAAAGCTGACGAGCCGCCTGTCTTGGTACATT GCTCTGCTGGTGTTGGACGGACAGGAAGTTTCATAGTGGTGGACGCTATCTTGGATGGCCTTCACCGAGACTTTTCTCAGCGTAGTGCCGCTGAAGCTCGGTCTGCGGATGGGCCTGCACGTCTTCCCGAAGTCATATCGCCACAGCATTCTAGCTCTGCAACTCCTGCTACTACCCTTTCAGCAGTTGCATCGCCTGAACCTGTCAGTCAATCCTTCGACTTGGGTGTTTCTAGTACATCCGTTGCCCCTCAGCTTTCAGGGTCTCCTGGTACGATACCTACTCAACCAGAGCATCAAGTCGCTCTCGATTTTTCGTTCCCACCCAAAAAACGGGGTAGTAATGAAACAATGGAAGTCGACCCTCCCAAGGCCGCTAACAGCGCCGATGATAGGTTCATGATGTACAGGATGGCGTCTGAAGGTACGAGTGTGTCGAGCGACACCGATACAAGAAGGCCCAGTCTGGTATCTGTACAAACATCCTCTGATCGAGTTTCTTCTGAGTC GATACCCGGTCGCTTGGCTGACCCTGAGCCCGTTACTTCCCTCAACCGACCTCGGCGCGAACCTTCTCCACTTTCTAAGATGCGTGACCCAGTGTCTTGTGTTCTTGAAAGTATGCGGGTCCAGCGTATGTCCCTTGTGCAAACATTACGGCAGTATTTGTTCGTGCATCGAGCTATCATACACCATTACCTCCATATGCTCGACCACAATCAAGTGAAAGAAAGGCCTAATCCCTCTCCTTTACAGAAGCATGTTCCTTCCGTGGGCTCATCCGTTTCTGGTTCGGCGATTGGGTCACTCGGGTCAATAGGTACCTTAAACTCGGGTTCCGGATCTTATACCGACTCGCTTAGCACAAACTCTCCGGCTGATCTGACAAAAGGGAGTGTTGACGAAGACTCGCATACGAAACGTCGAGCCAGCCCAACCGAACTTCATCCTGATGTGAGACTaggtggggaaggaggatcCGAGCTGTCCAAACGACCGAGTTTCAAGAAAATGAAGCCGGGAACTACTAGCGGGCGAATGGGGAGGAAATCGAGCGCGATGTGGAAGGgtatggaggaggaagctgtGGCTGAGGAAGCTGTAACGGAGGAATTAAAAAATTAG
- a CDS encoding membrane fraction protein, putative, translating to MSSCCGGNNSNGCCKSNSQQESNAAVPLLRGNKNSNVNSRPSSSNGTSYGAIWSVDNAAHPSNRTQQLQDVLGDVQPLGSKCGAHESGGQCCKDLKGDDERHLVSPEIVRDVVIGLSDGLTVPFALTAGLSSLGSSSLVVTGGLAELCAGAISMGLGGYLASQAELDHFHYLRRQTQARVLRSCSGEMEREIHSILGPLGVKEPLSRLVAEDLRSVEDEIYGSSGAEGSEGVMSGANVVSESGNKKWALLNWRPKKVEEEDGGMRGNEEMGMTAFLLKFGEGMEEVPVSRLYISALTIGLSYFIGGLIPLIPYMATSTAEEGLLYSAIVTSIILFIFGGFKTYFTGATGGWYGYAYGAISTMIVGGCAAGAAFGLVKVLDVQD from the exons ATGTCCTCCTGCTGTGGTGGTAACAACTCCAATGGCTGCTGCAAGTCAAACTCGCAGCAAGAATCAAACGCTGCAGTCCCTCTCCTGCGTGGCAACAAGAACTCCAACGTCAACTCTCGCCCTAGCTCCAGTAACGGCACCAGCTACGGCGCCATCTGGTCAGTCGACAATGCTGCTCATCCTTCAAACAGAACACAACAGCTTCAGGATGTCTTGGGAGATGTACAGCCGCTCGGAAGCAAGTGTGGTGCACACGAAAGTGGCGGCCAGTGTT GTAAGGACCTCaagggagatgatgagagacATTTGGTCAGCCCCGAAATTGTTCGTGATGT TGTTATCGGCCTTTCCGATGGTCTCACGGTCCCATTCGCTCTTACTGCTGGCCTTTCGTCTCTTGGTAGCTCGTCCCTGGTCGTGACCGGTGGTCTCGCCGAACTTTGCGCTGGTGCCATTTCTATGGGTCTTGGTGGATACC TTGCATCTCAAGCCGAACTTGATCACTTCCACTATCTTCGACGACAAACACAAGCTCGTGTCCTTCGATCCTGttctggagagatggagcgTGAAATCCACTCTATCCTTGGCCCTCTCGGTGTCAAGGAGCCTCTTTCCCGACTTGTTGCCGAGGATCTCCGATctgttgaggatgaaattTACGGTTCTTCAGGTGCTGAGGGATCTGAGGGTGTTATGTCAGGCGCCAACGTCGTATCTGAGAGTGGAAATAAGAAGTGGGCATTGCTTAACTGGAGACCgaagaaggtcgaagaggaggatggtggaatGCGTGGCAATGAAGAGATGGGTATGACTGCATTCTTGCTCAAGTTTGGTGAAGGCATGG AGGAAGTCCCCGTTTCTCGACTGTATATTTCTGCCCTTACTATCGGCCTCTCTTACTTCATTGGCGGCCTTATCCCCCTCATTCCTTACATGGCTACTTCCACAGCCGAAGAGGGTCTTCTCTACTCTGCTATCGTCACCTctatcatcctcttcatcttcggtGGTTTCAAGACGTACTTCACCGGCGCCACCGGTGGATGGTACGGTTACGCCTACGGCGCTATCAGCACCATGATTGTTGGTGGATGTGCTGCTGGCGCGGCGTTTGGTTTGGTCAAGGTCCTAGACGTGCAAGATTAG